One window from the genome of Amaranthus tricolor cultivar Red isolate AtriRed21 chromosome 9, ASM2621246v1, whole genome shotgun sequence encodes:
- the LOC130823455 gene encoding uncharacterized mitochondrial protein AtMg00820-like, with amino-acid sequence MGRGFRTKYPNVKHKDFVTHTILTKSSSPPTTLTSQHPSAILSGKEPRSFKEAMRDAGWRKSMQDEIRALENNSTWNMEDLPPGKKALGSKWVYRIKYKSDGSVERLKSRLVVLGNHQKEGIDYNETFAPVAKMVTVRAFLAIAASKH; translated from the exons ATGGGCCGCGGTTTCAGGACCAAATATCCCAATGTCAAACATAAGGATTTTGTCACTCATACTATCTTGACGAAAAGTTCATCTCCTCCGACCACTCTGACTTCTCAGCATCCCTCAG CTATACTTTCGGGCAAGGAGCCCCGTTCATTTAAAGAGGCCATGCGGGATGCAGGTTGGAGGAAATCAATGCAAGATGAGATACGAGCCCTTGAAAATAATAGTACTTGGAACATGGAAGATCTACCTCCTGGTAAGAAGGCTCTGGGCAGTAAGTGGGTTTATCGCATTAAGTACAAGTCTGATGGCAGTGTGGAACGACTCAAATCAAGGCTAGTTGTTTTGGGTAATCATCAAAAGGAGGGCATTGACTACAATGAAACATTTGCTCCAGTGGCCAAAATGGTCACAGTCCGTGCCTTTCTTGCCATTGCAGCTTCTAAACATTGA